A part of Halobaculum sp. MBLA0143 genomic DNA contains:
- a CDS encoding ABC transporter ATP-binding protein, which produces MTAISLSGVTKRYGDVVAVRDLDLTVESGEIYGFLGPNGAGKSTTINMLLDFVRPTAGSVEVLSLDAQAEPTAVRERIGVLPEGYDVYDRLTGRQHVEFAIESKEATADPDAILERVGLDGDGDRKAGGYSKGMRQRLVLGMSLVGDPDLLILDEPSTGLDPEGAKEMREIVRSEADRGATVFFSSHVLGQVETVCDRVGIMRDGELVAEDSIDELREAVGTGERLIVTVDAASDDDLAAVRALEGVDRAETDGDGTVTVDCDPAAKTDVVGALEDAGVVVENFTTDDTSLEDLFLHYAGDDGDEPAAATEVGG; this is translated from the coding sequence ATGACCGCGATTTCGTTGTCCGGCGTCACCAAACGGTACGGCGACGTGGTCGCCGTCCGCGATCTCGACCTCACGGTCGAGTCCGGGGAGATCTACGGCTTCCTCGGGCCGAACGGCGCCGGCAAGTCGACGACGATCAACATGCTCCTGGACTTCGTCCGGCCGACCGCCGGGAGCGTCGAGGTGTTGTCGCTGGACGCACAGGCGGAGCCGACGGCGGTCCGGGAGCGGATCGGCGTCCTGCCGGAGGGGTACGACGTGTACGACCGACTCACCGGTCGTCAACACGTCGAGTTCGCCATCGAGTCGAAGGAGGCGACGGCGGACCCGGACGCGATCCTAGAACGGGTCGGTCTGGACGGCGACGGCGACCGGAAGGCCGGCGGCTACTCCAAGGGGATGCGCCAACGGCTCGTCTTGGGGATGTCGTTGGTCGGCGACCCGGACCTGCTGATTCTCGACGAGCCGTCGACCGGACTGGACCCGGAGGGGGCCAAGGAGATGCGAGAGATCGTCAGGTCGGAGGCGGACCGGGGGGCGACCGTCTTCTTCTCGTCGCACGTCCTCGGGCAGGTGGAGACGGTGTGTGACCGCGTCGGGATCATGCGTGACGGGGAGCTCGTCGCCGAGGACAGCATCGACGAGCTCCGGGAGGCGGTCGGTACGGGCGAGCGGCTGATCGTCACCGTCGACGCCGCGAGCGACGACGACCTGGCGGCCGTGCGGGCGCTCGAGGGCGTCGACCGGGCCGAGACGGACGGCGACGGGACGGTCACCGTCGACTGTGATCCGGCGGCGAAGACGGACGTCGTCGGAGCGCTGGAGGACGCCGGCGTGGTGGTCGAGAACTTCACGACGGACGACACGTCGCTGGAGGACCTGTTCCTCCACTACGCCGGCGACGACGGCGACGAGCCCGCCGCGGCGACGGAGGTGGGAGGGTGA
- a CDS encoding MBL fold metallo-hydrolase has protein sequence MTLRLQFLGTGGSQPIPLPTCDCRVCRAAADGPPDARRGYSLFLPAVGAVIDTPEQAADSLVRWDVDRLDRCLLTHWHPDHAGGVRALSMRPTDREPDETFQEAKRRTAPTLVTTRAVYDRACETVGVLPYLVSEGFVETRFLDDEPATLSASDGGPPVTVRALPYRLDDDAPREATAFVFERAGVRLAVVADDARRFDVSRLPDGLDALVFECGTFGHGPDGERLRSPRLETDDLSHEAVLERVAAVDAGRTFLSHLGHQYARTYADYRALSAAYADDPDAPDGVAFPHDGQTVEIRQR, from the coding sequence GTGACCCTCCGACTCCAGTTCCTCGGCACGGGCGGCAGCCAGCCGATTCCGTTGCCGACGTGTGACTGCCGTGTGTGCCGGGCGGCGGCCGACGGCCCGCCGGACGCCCGACGCGGCTACAGTCTGTTCCTCCCGGCCGTCGGCGCGGTGATCGACACGCCCGAGCAGGCCGCCGACAGTCTCGTCCGTTGGGACGTCGACCGGCTGGACCGGTGTCTCCTCACCCACTGGCACCCGGACCACGCCGGCGGCGTCCGGGCGTTGTCGATGCGGCCAACCGACCGCGAGCCGGACGAGACCTTCCAGGAGGCGAAGCGACGGACCGCACCGACGCTGGTGACGACCCGTGCGGTGTACGACCGTGCCTGCGAGACGGTCGGTGTGCTGCCGTACCTCGTCTCGGAGGGCTTCGTCGAGACCCGGTTCCTGGACGACGAGCCGGCGACGCTGTCGGCGTCCGACGGCGGGCCGCCCGTGACGGTGCGGGCGCTTCCGTACCGACTGGACGACGACGCCCCGCGGGAGGCGACGGCGTTCGTGTTCGAGCGGGCGGGCGTCCGACTGGCGGTCGTCGCCGACGACGCCCGACGGTTCGACGTGTCCCGGCTGCCGGACGGGCTGGACGCGCTCGTGTTCGAGTGTGGGACGTTCGGGCACGGACCGGACGGCGAGCGGCTCCGGTCGCCGCGACTGGAGACGGACGACCTCTCACACGAGGCGGTGCTCGAACGGGTCGCAGCCGTCGACGCCGGACGAACCTTCCTCTCGCACCTCGGTCACCAGTACGCCCGGACATACGCCGACTACCGAGCGCTGTCGGCAGCGTACGCGGACGACCCGGACGCGCCCGACGGGGTCGCCTTCCCGCACGACGGCCAGACGGTCGAGATCCGACAGCGGTAG
- a CDS encoding universal stress protein, giving the protein MDHVLAAIDGSDNSMRALSFATEFAVNFDATLHAVHVSDAETGATEAVLDEAREVVADMAVDADLELLEVSEMPVRSAHAAAKELLTYAADEEIDHIVIGHHGAGRVERAILGSASETMVRGATVPVTVVP; this is encoded by the coding sequence ATGGATCACGTTCTCGCCGCCATCGACGGATCGGACAACAGTATGCGGGCGTTGTCGTTCGCCACGGAGTTCGCGGTGAACTTCGACGCGACGCTCCACGCGGTCCACGTCTCGGACGCGGAGACGGGAGCGACGGAGGCCGTGTTGGACGAGGCACGCGAGGTCGTCGCCGACATGGCCGTCGACGCCGACCTAGAGCTGTTGGAGGTGTCGGAGATGCCCGTTCGGAGCGCCCACGCCGCAGCCAAAGAGCTGTTGACGTACGCCGCCGACGAGGAGATCGACCACATCGTGATCGGTCACCACGGCGCCGGCCGGGTCGAGCGGGCCATCCTCGGCAGCGCCAGCGAGACGATGGTTCGCGGGGCGACGGTGCCGGTGACGGTCGTCCCCTGA
- the nth gene encoding endonuclease III, which produces MGTALDSRTDQVVEVLDRLYETYPDSGISLNFSTRLELLVAVILSAQCTDERVNEVTAELFEEYETAADYAAATEDQLAEDIYGITFHNNKAGYLRETGEIIAEEHDGEVPDTMSALTDLSGVGRKTANVVLQHGHDVVEGIVVDTHVQRLTRRLGITDEERPEAIETDLQEIVPEDDWKMLTHLMISHGRATCTAQSPECETCVLADICPSERSDAEVDLASGEAWDA; this is translated from the coding sequence ATGGGAACGGCGCTCGACTCGCGGACGGACCAGGTCGTCGAAGTGTTGGACCGGCTGTACGAGACGTACCCCGACAGCGGGATCTCGCTGAACTTCTCCACGCGGCTGGAACTGCTCGTCGCGGTGATCCTCTCGGCACAGTGTACGGACGAACGGGTCAACGAGGTGACCGCGGAACTGTTCGAGGAGTACGAGACGGCCGCGGACTACGCGGCCGCGACGGAAGACCAACTGGCGGAGGACATCTACGGTATCACCTTCCACAACAACAAGGCGGGGTACCTCCGCGAGACCGGCGAGATCATCGCCGAGGAGCACGACGGCGAGGTACCGGACACCATGAGCGCGCTGACGGACCTGTCCGGCGTCGGCCGGAAGACGGCCAACGTCGTGTTACAACACGGCCACGACGTGGTGGAGGGGATCGTCGTCGACACCCACGTCCAACGGCTCACCCGTCGGCTGGGGATCACAGACGAGGAACGACCGGAAGCCATCGAGACGGACCTCCAGGAGATCGTCCCGGAGGACGACTGGAAAATGCTCACCCACCTCATGATCTCACACGGGCGGGCGACGTGTACGGCCCAGAGCCCGGAGTGTGAGACGTGTGTGTTGGCGGACATCTGTCCGTCCGAGCGGAGTGACGCCGAGGTGGACCTCGCCAGCGGCGAGGCGTGGGACGCCTAG
- a CDS encoding cytochrome bc complex cytochrome b subunit, whose amino-acid sequence MSLQKKDDYDHKAWLKEKDLTPVETTFLTALIWLDKRFRIVDYLELLETLYYRVNLQMPKSHTEQYDLDNKFWYWYPLYTLGFFSTLAYVVAAISGALLGFYYTPSAVGGAAGEATAAYDQIAFIMTDLQFGFMLRSIHRWSAQVMTAAVFLHMLRVYFTGAYKEPRELNWLLGIVLISLTMVFGYTGYLLPWDQLAFWAGQIGVEMSLSIPLVGEWVAQLIFGGFSLGPSTLIRMYILHVFLLPFVVTSLIAIHIGIVWVQGIAEPH is encoded by the coding sequence ATGAGCCTTCAGAAGAAAGACGACTACGACCACAAGGCCTGGTTGAAGGAGAAGGACCTGACGCCGGTGGAGACGACGTTCCTCACGGCGTTGATCTGGCTGGACAAGCGGTTCCGGATCGTCGACTACCTGGAACTGCTGGAGACCCTCTACTACAGGGTCAACCTCCAGATGCCCAAGTCCCACACGGAACAGTACGACTTAGACAACAAGTTCTGGTACTGGTACCCGTTGTACACGCTCGGGTTCTTCAGTACGCTCGCGTACGTGGTCGCGGCAATCTCCGGCGCGTTGCTGGGGTTCTACTACACCCCGTCGGCAGTCGGCGGCGCCGCGGGCGAGGCGACAGCCGCGTACGACCAGATCGCGTTCATCATGACGGACCTCCAGTTCGGGTTCATGCTGCGGTCGATCCACCGGTGGTCCGCACAGGTGATGACCGCGGCCGTGTTCCTCCACATGCTCCGGGTGTACTTCACCGGGGCGTACAAGGAGCCACGCGAACTCAACTGGCTGCTGGGGATCGTCCTGATCTCGCTGACGATGGTGTTCGGCTACACGGGCTACCTGCTCCCGTGGGACCAGTTGGCGTTCTGGGCCGGCCAGATCGGCGTCGAGATGAGCCTCTCGATCCCGTTGGTCGGCGAGTGGGTCGCCCAGCTCATCTTCGGCGGGTTCTCGCTGGGTCCGTCGACGCTGATCCGGATGTACATCCTGCACGTGTTCCTGCTCCCGTTCGTGGTCACCTCGCTGATCGCCATCCACATCGGGATCGTCTGGGTGCAGGGGATCGCAGAGCCGCACTGA
- a CDS encoding mechanosensitive ion channel family protein: MFATLVDDLQRYLEGFVTTEARLAATAFLLVVAAVGALVAAPRVVRAARRVVVGRLLESPRVPVDAGRFDWRVPTRLLVRLSQSGVVVGAVLSVLVVWGYVDTAETTVGFLAGLVPTVVRAAGTIGVVAGAFVGIDVLETWLESYAAESDTLNEHQQGIVFRVLQLSVLAAGAVGALTVWGVNLDGLFVGAGFLGIVVGTAARTTLGSLIAGFVLMFSRPFELGDWVEVDGDEGIVTDITVVNTRIRNQHGEEVVLPNERVANATITNRTRLGQLRLSVDVGVDYDADVPEAESVVADALDEVPEILSNPTPQVVPKSLGDSAVVLECRFWIDHPSAARRTMAKAAVVRAVKAALDEAGVKIPYPQRELLGREESGGFQVESRAERTTPTTDGGHDGE; the protein is encoded by the coding sequence ATGTTCGCGACGCTCGTCGACGACCTCCAACGGTACCTGGAGGGGTTCGTCACGACCGAGGCACGGCTCGCGGCGACGGCGTTCCTGTTGGTCGTCGCCGCGGTGGGTGCGCTGGTCGCCGCTCCGCGGGTCGTCCGGGCGGCGCGGCGAGTCGTCGTCGGGAGACTCCTAGAGAGCCCCCGGGTCCCGGTCGACGCCGGACGGTTCGACTGGCGAGTGCCGACGCGGCTGCTCGTCCGGCTGTCTCAGTCCGGCGTCGTCGTCGGCGCCGTCCTGTCCGTCCTCGTCGTCTGGGGGTACGTCGACACCGCGGAGACGACAGTCGGCTTCCTGGCCGGGCTGGTGCCGACGGTGGTGAGAGCCGCCGGCACCATCGGGGTCGTCGCCGGCGCCTTCGTCGGGATCGACGTGTTAGAGACCTGGCTAGAGTCGTACGCCGCCGAGTCGGACACGCTGAACGAACACCAACAGGGGATCGTCTTCCGTGTGCTCCAGTTGAGTGTGCTCGCGGCCGGCGCCGTCGGTGCGCTCACCGTCTGGGGGGTGAACTTGGACGGCCTGTTCGTCGGCGCGGGGTTCCTCGGGATCGTCGTCGGCACCGCCGCCCGGACGACGCTCGGCTCGCTGATCGCCGGCTTCGTGTTGATGTTCTCTCGCCCGTTCGAGCTGGGTGACTGGGTGGAGGTCGACGGCGACGAGGGGATCGTCACCGACATCACCGTCGTCAACACCCGTATCCGCAACCAACACGGCGAGGAGGTCGTCCTCCCCAACGAGCGGGTCGCCAACGCGACGATCACCAACCGGACGCGGCTGGGTCAACTCCGCTTGTCCGTCGACGTCGGCGTCGACTACGACGCGGACGTGCCCGAGGCGGAGTCCGTCGTCGCCGACGCCTTGGACGAGGTGCCAGAGATTCTCTCGAATCCGACGCCACAGGTCGTCCCGAAGTCGCTCGGCGACTCTGCAGTCGTGTTGGAGTGTCGGTTCTGGATCGATCACCCCAGCGCGGCCCGGCGGACGATGGCGAAGGCGGCCGTCGTCCGCGCGGTGAAGGCGGCGCTAGACGAGGCGGGCGTGAAGATCCCGTACCCGCAGCGGGAACTGCTGGGCCGCGAGGAGTCCGGCGGCTTCCAAGTGGAGTCGAGAGCAGAGCGGACCACTCCGACGACCGACGGCGGCCACGACGGAGAGTAG
- a CDS encoding cytochrome bc complex cytochrome b subunit, which yields MSDQDDADARTDGGGTGIVAPDDETPTWRERKERTEGLSRLTYEYFERARREDEDLRRESDYVERDVLAFPTWPHEVIRNLAIGSFFVGIMLFLAATMPPHIASPADSGSTPAIILPDWYLYWSFGLLKMGFLNPELSILGGQKLMADRTYGVLANVVVVGFVAIVPFINKGAARRPVEQPFWAAVGISGVTFAFTISMLSVKNLLPMNIKLLQDLTLLLPIVTAAVSYAVLKTMREGYMYDLNRRYYRLRPPK from the coding sequence ATGAGTGACCAAGACGACGCAGACGCACGGACGGACGGCGGCGGCACCGGGATCGTCGCGCCGGACGACGAGACCCCGACCTGGCGCGAGCGGAAGGAGCGCACGGAGGGGCTCTCCCGGCTGACGTACGAGTACTTCGAGCGGGCACGCCGCGAGGACGAGGATCTCCGGCGAGAGTCCGACTACGTGGAACGGGACGTGTTGGCGTTCCCGACCTGGCCCCACGAGGTGATCCGGAACCTCGCTATCGGCTCGTTCTTCGTCGGGATCATGCTGTTCCTGGCGGCGACGATGCCGCCCCACATCGCCTCGCCGGCCGACTCCGGCAGCACGCCCGCGATCATCCTGCCGGACTGGTACCTCTACTGGTCGTTCGGCCTGCTGAAGATGGGGTTCCTCAACCCCGAGCTGTCGATCCTGGGCGGGCAGAAGCTGATGGCCGACCGGACGTACGGCGTGCTCGCAAACGTCGTGGTCGTCGGCTTCGTCGCCATCGTGCCGTTCATCAACAAGGGGGCCGCCCGACGACCGGTCGAGCAGCCGTTCTGGGCCGCCGTCGGCATCTCCGGCGTGACGTTCGCGTTCACCATCTCGATGCTGTCGGTGAAGAACCTCCTGCCGATGAACATCAAGCTGCTCCAGGACCTGACGCTGCTCCTGCCCATCGTCACCGCGGCGGTGTCGTACGCCGTGCTGAAGACGATGCGCGAGGGGTACATGTACGACCTGAACCGTCGGTACTACCGGCTCCGGCCGCCGAAGTAG
- a CDS encoding DEAD/DEAH box helicase yields MNVADAVPEFADAFEFDEFNRMQEAALPAVLETDDNVVAAAPTASGKTALAELAICRTLSRGGTALFLAPLRALTTEKESEWERFEAMGYSVYVVTGERDLDPRRAERADILVMTPEKADSATRKHESARYSFVTDVDCVVIDEVHLLDSERRGSVLEVTVSRLRRLCDPRVVALSATMKNVGDVADWLDAPPSATFQFGDDYRPVDLETGVKTYTHGENSFADKYRRLYRALDLAEPHVRDDGQALVFVASRQDAVMAAKKARDELAERDVPMGARGDYDLHTEAADLDDETLRKSIPDGVAFHHAGLSTNDRNAVEEWFREGTVGVLFSTSTLAWGVNLPARCVVIRDTKYHDPLEGDVDVSPLDVLQMLGRAGRPGYDDVGYGWVVCDRSEADKYRRLLREGKEIESHLAGRGDGDGDAAVGDLAAHLNAEIALGTVGGLEDVMDWLETTFYYVRAQSRPETYGFPDLRDRVRGTVDRLVARGFVETDDQLGLEPTALGRLASDYYLRLDTAERFRELTDRESLAEPDVLRTVAAASEFDSVSPRSSERDAVDTILSGSRGVVSTLSGVDSRVGAPATDDLADGTRKVLAILRASAADSVPADLRSDAWVIRQNALRLLAALRESAETFAGPRVAGLVARVAARVEHGVAADAVGLTAVDGVGAGRADTLAAGDLTTPADLVAAGATELTNAGLTAGVAERIVSQAGELPRASVEWGSFPDRIAVGDNDVREVTVRNEGGPARAGVRVTANDTEMHEKTLYFDGETTVPVAVFGSPQAETVSYAVEVVYPDLPLRPQRDSRTVGIDD; encoded by the coding sequence ATGAACGTCGCAGACGCCGTGCCGGAGTTCGCAGACGCCTTCGAGTTCGACGAGTTCAATCGAATGCAGGAGGCGGCGCTGCCGGCCGTCCTGGAGACGGACGACAACGTCGTCGCGGCCGCGCCGACGGCCTCCGGCAAGACCGCGCTGGCGGAGCTCGCGATCTGCCGCACGCTCTCGCGGGGCGGGACCGCGTTGTTCCTCGCGCCCCTGCGGGCGCTGACGACCGAGAAGGAGTCGGAGTGGGAACGGTTCGAGGCGATGGGCTACTCCGTGTACGTCGTCACCGGCGAGCGAGACTTGGACCCCCGACGCGCGGAACGGGCGGATATCCTCGTGATGACGCCCGAGAAGGCCGACTCGGCCACCCGGAAACACGAGTCGGCTCGGTACAGCTTCGTCACCGACGTGGACTGTGTCGTCATCGACGAGGTCCACCTCTTGGACTCCGAGCGCCGAGGCTCCGTGCTGGAGGTGACCGTCTCGCGGCTGCGCCGGCTGTGTGACCCGCGGGTGGTCGCGCTGTCGGCGACGATGAAGAACGTCGGGGACGTGGCCGACTGGCTGGACGCGCCGCCGTCGGCCACCTTCCAGTTCGGCGACGACTACCGCCCGGTCGACCTGGAGACGGGCGTGAAGACGTACACCCACGGGGAGAACTCCTTCGCCGACAAGTACCGTCGGCTGTACCGTGCGCTGGACCTCGCGGAGCCACACGTCCGCGACGACGGCCAGGCGCTCGTGTTCGTCGCCTCCCGCCAGGACGCCGTGATGGCGGCCAAGAAGGCCCGCGACGAACTGGCCGAACGGGACGTGCCGATGGGCGCCCGCGGCGACTACGACCTCCACACGGAGGCGGCGGACCTGGACGACGAGACACTCCGGAAGTCGATCCCGGACGGGGTCGCCTTCCACCACGCCGGGCTGTCGACGAACGACCGTAACGCCGTCGAGGAGTGGTTCCGCGAGGGAACCGTCGGCGTGTTGTTCTCCACCTCCACGCTCGCGTGGGGCGTGAATCTCCCGGCGCGGTGTGTCGTCATCCGCGACACCAAGTACCACGACCCGTTGGAGGGTGACGTAGACGTGAGCCCGTTGGACGTGCTCCAGATGCTGGGCCGGGCCGGCCGCCCGGGGTACGACGACGTGGGCTACGGCTGGGTGGTGTGTGACCGGTCGGAGGCGGACAAGTACCGCCGGCTGCTCCGCGAGGGCAAAGAGATCGAGTCACACCTCGCGGGTCGCGGCGACGGCGACGGGGACGCCGCCGTCGGCGACCTCGCGGCTCACCTCAACGCGGAGATCGCCCTCGGCACCGTCGGCGGGTTAGAGGACGTGATGGACTGGCTGGAGACGACGTTCTACTACGTCCGGGCGCAGTCCCGGCCGGAGACGTACGGCTTCCCGGACCTGCGCGACCGGGTGCGCGGCACGGTCGATCGGCTCGTCGCTCGCGGGTTCGTGGAGACGGACGACCAACTCGGCTTAGAGCCGACGGCGCTCGGCCGGCTCGCCTCGGACTACTACCTCCGACTGGACACCGCAGAGCGGTTCCGCGAGCTGACGGACCGAGAGTCGCTCGCCGAGCCGGACGTGTTGCGGACCGTGGCGGCCGCCAGCGAGTTCGACTCCGTCTCACCGCGTAGCTCCGAGCGGGACGCCGTCGACACGATCCTCTCCGGTTCACGGGGAGTCGTCTCCACGCTGTCGGGCGTCGACAGCCGTGTCGGGGCGCCGGCGACGGACGACCTCGCGGACGGCACCCGGAAGGTGTTGGCGATCCTCCGGGCGTCGGCGGCCGACAGCGTCCCGGCGGACCTCCGGTCGGACGCCTGGGTGATCCGCCAGAACGCGCTGCGGCTGTTGGCTGCGCTGCGGGAGTCCGCCGAGACCTTCGCCGGTCCGCGGGTCGCCGGCCTCGTGGCGCGGGTGGCCGCTCGGGTGGAACACGGGGTGGCCGCCGACGCGGTCGGGCTGACGGCCGTCGACGGCGTGGGCGCCGGACGGGCGGACACGCTGGCGGCGGGTGACCTGACGACGCCCGCGGACCTGGTCGCGGCCGGCGCCACCGAGCTGACGAACGCCGGACTCACCGCCGGCGTCGCCGAGCGGATCGTGAGCCAGGCCGGGGAGCTCCCGCGGGCCAGCGTCGAGTGGGGGTCGTTCCCGGACCGGATCGCCGTCGGTGACAACGACGTGCGGGAGGTGACCGTCCGCAACGAGGGCGGGCCGGCCCGCGCCGGGGTGCGCGTCACCGCCAACGACACCGAGATGCACGAGAAGACACTGTACTTCGACGGAGAGACGACCGTCCCGGTGGCGGTGTTCGGCAGTCCGCAGGCGGAGACCGTGTCGTACGCCGTCGAGGTGGTGTACCCGGACCTTCCCCTGCGCCCGCAGCGCGACAGCCGGACGGTCGGGATCGACGACTGA
- a CDS encoding ABC transporter permease: MSVEAVARKDFRDAVRSRWLLGLAAVFVVIATGFMLIGAQFLSSSEAQTFSTSAILGFMNGGFTTLLVPLIALVVAYGAVVGERESGSLKLLLSLPHSRADVVAGKVIGRTAAVGVPLFVGFLVPALVAAVGPLQFAPLDYVGYLLLMVVLAAVYVSIAVGFSAATGSSTVAVAAAVGVYFLFTVVLGGINNALPFVLGLNGGPAWLPLTVSELQTLMQVLNPTGAFKIVSREFLSGTLFAPPSAGGQAFQQATELSAVLMLAVWLVVPPIAGLARFERTDL, encoded by the coding sequence GTGAGCGTCGAGGCCGTCGCTCGGAAGGACTTCCGAGACGCGGTGCGGTCGCGGTGGCTGCTGGGGCTGGCGGCGGTGTTCGTGGTGATCGCCACCGGCTTCATGCTGATCGGCGCGCAGTTCCTCTCGTCGTCCGAGGCCCAGACGTTCTCCACGAGCGCGATTCTCGGGTTCATGAACGGTGGGTTCACCACGCTCCTCGTCCCGCTGATCGCGCTCGTGGTCGCGTACGGCGCCGTCGTCGGCGAGCGGGAGTCCGGCTCGCTGAAGCTCCTCCTGTCGCTGCCACACTCCCGGGCGGACGTGGTGGCCGGGAAGGTGATCGGCCGGACGGCGGCCGTCGGCGTCCCTCTGTTCGTCGGCTTCCTGGTGCCGGCGTTGGTCGCGGCGGTCGGTCCGCTCCAGTTCGCGCCGTTGGACTACGTCGGCTACCTCCTCCTGATGGTCGTGTTGGCTGCGGTGTACGTCTCCATCGCGGTGGGGTTCTCGGCGGCCACCGGCTCCAGCACGGTCGCGGTCGCGGCCGCCGTCGGGGTGTACTTCCTGTTCACCGTCGTGCTCGGCGGGATCAACAACGCGCTCCCGTTCGTGCTCGGGCTGAACGGCGGCCCGGCGTGGCTCCCGCTGACAGTCTCCGAGCTCCAGACGCTGATGCAGGTGCTCAACCCCACCGGGGCGTTCAAGATCGTCTCTCGGGAGTTCCTCTCGGGGACGTTGTTCGCGCCGCCGTCGGCCGGTGGTCAGGCGTTCCAACAGGCGACGGAGTTGTCCGCGGTGTTGATGCTGGCGGTGTGGCTCGTCGTCCCGCCGATCGCCGGGTTGGCACGGTTCGAGCGGACGGACCTGTAG
- a CDS encoding plastocyanin/azurin family copper-binding protein, whose protein sequence is MNRREFVRSAGGATAALGAGASATAGTAAAAEEGGGGGTKQPDFGGYTEGAKGGSYADKRGSKEVTVEVGVGSGGIAFAPTNLWIDTGTKVTFEWVGNKSHNVLFEAMPDGAGVSGHEGLEGSGFTHEITFESGGLYKYYCQPHKGLGMVGGIAVGGDVATKSVGGGGGKSLHELGVPIQAHWVGAATILGIVMTVVFSFYVLKYGESPHTGTGR, encoded by the coding sequence ATGAACAGGCGGGAGTTCGTCAGGTCCGCCGGTGGCGCGACCGCCGCACTCGGTGCGGGGGCGTCGGCCACGGCCGGCACCGCGGCCGCAGCGGAGGAGGGCGGCGGTGGCGGCACCAAACAGCCCGACTTCGGTGGCTACACCGAGGGCGCCAAGGGCGGATCGTACGCCGACAAGCGCGGCAGCAAGGAGGTGACGGTGGAGGTCGGCGTCGGCAGCGGTGGTATCGCGTTCGCGCCGACGAACCTCTGGATCGACACCGGGACGAAGGTGACGTTCGAGTGGGTCGGCAACAAGTCGCACAACGTCCTGTTCGAGGCGATGCCAGACGGCGCCGGGGTCTCCGGCCACGAGGGGCTCGAAGGGAGCGGCTTCACCCACGAGATCACCTTCGAGAGCGGAGGGCTCTACAAGTACTACTGCCAGCCCCACAAGGGCCTCGGGATGGTCGGTGGAATCGCGGTCGGCGGCGACGTGGCGACGAAGTCCGTCGGCGGCGGGGGCGGGAAGTCACTCCACGAGCTCGGCGTGCCGATCCAGGCGCACTGGGTCGGGGCGGCGACGATCCTCGGGATCGTCATGACCGTGGTGTTCTCCTTCTACGTCCTCAAGTACGGCGAGAGTCCCCACACGGGGACCGGGAGGTAA
- a CDS encoding topoisomerase DNA-binding C4 zinc finger domain-containing protein — protein sequence MTEIVRIYAGYCTARFTTAHGRPGDDERVYRGRVVVLIKPDDTVLVHDTDGYQPVAWLTRAAETRVDDGGEGVELVAVDGDERLTVAFDPEPTTAGHVTTVAGTPVGDCVCDGQLVSSGGEVSCLRCGDGYAVPQGGRVTDETCPECGLPELVVRRGERFRVCLDRTCRPLSDAVHEALDRRLDCPDCGATLRVEDHRGRQFLGCDDYPECETAFSIPAGVVVGDCVCGLPVFERDNGTRCLDAGCPHDELADEENGDDREQDGEGSTDDHRDGETPTDGDTVGDEG from the coding sequence GTGACGGAGATTGTCAGAATCTACGCCGGCTACTGCACTGCCCGTTTCACCACCGCCCACGGTCGCCCGGGAGACGACGAACGAGTCTACCGCGGCCGGGTCGTCGTCTTGATAAAGCCGGACGACACCGTGTTGGTCCACGACACGGACGGCTACCAGCCGGTGGCGTGGCTCACCCGCGCGGCAGAGACCCGCGTCGACGACGGCGGCGAGGGGGTGGAACTCGTCGCGGTCGACGGCGACGAACGACTGACTGTCGCCTTCGACCCGGAGCCGACGACCGCCGGCCACGTCACCACTGTCGCCGGCACCCCGGTCGGTGACTGCGTCTGTGACGGTCAGCTCGTGTCGTCGGGCGGGGAGGTGTCCTGTCTGCGGTGTGGCGACGGCTACGCCGTCCCACAGGGTGGTCGCGTGACCGACGAGACCTGTCCGGAGTGTGGACTACCGGAGCTCGTGGTCCGCCGTGGCGAACGGTTCCGGGTGTGTCTGGACCGGACGTGTCGCCCGCTGTCGGACGCGGTCCACGAAGCGCTGGACCGTCGGCTGGACTGCCCGGACTGCGGGGCGACGCTCCGGGTGGAAGACCACCGCGGCCGACAGTTCCTCGGCTGTGACGACTACCCGGAGTGTGAGACCGCCTTCTCCATCCCGGCGGGTGTCGTCGTCGGCGACTGCGTCTGCGGGCTGCCGGTGTTCGAACGCGACAACGGCACGCGGTGTCTCGACGCCGGCTGTCCACACGACGAACTCGCCGACGAGGAGAACGGCGACGACCGGGAGCAGGACGGAGAAGGGAGTACCGACGATCACCGGGACGGGGAAACGCCAACCGACGGCGACACGGTCGGCGACGAGGGGTGA